In one window of Arachis ipaensis cultivar K30076 chromosome B06, Araip1.1, whole genome shotgun sequence DNA:
- the LOC110263339 gene encoding putative auxin response factor 23 — protein sequence MVLQIDEELLQEVVNMGFDRNKLVESLCNRIQNEMGLVMICLKSYGGCAGPLMDVPCVQDRVFYFPQGHIELLPEPTEQDLRQMKNQKSPKYDLPSNKIFKEQDFFSLLSEG from the exons ATGGTTTTGCAGATTGACGAAGAGCTTCTTCAGGAAGTGGTTAATATGGGATTTGACAGAAATAAATTGGTTGAATCTTTATGCAACAGGATCCAAAATGAG ATGGGGCTGGTGATGATTTGTTTAAAGAGCTACGGAGGTTGTGCAGGGCCATTAATGGATGTTCCTTGTGTTCAAGACAGAGTTTTCTATTTCCCTCAGGGTCACATTGAATTG ttgCCAGAACCTACAGAACAAGATTTGAGGCAGatgaagaaccagaaatctcccaAATACGATCTTCCGTCGAATAAGATATTTAAAGAACaagattttttttctcttctatcaGAAGGTTAA